Proteins from one Dermacentor variabilis isolate Ectoservices chromosome 1, ASM5094787v1, whole genome shotgun sequence genomic window:
- the LOC142560925 gene encoding tubulin beta-4B chain-like translates to MREIVHIQAGQCGNQIGAKFWEVISDEHGIDPTGSYHGDSDLQLERINVYYNEASGGKYVPRAILLDLEPGTMDSVRSGPFGQLFRPDNFIFGQSGAGNNWAKGHYTEGAELVDSVLDVVRKEAESCDCLQGFQLAHSLGGGTGSGMGTLLISKIREEYPDRIMNTFSVMPSPKVSDTVVEPYNATLSVHQLVENTDETYCIDNEALYDICFRTLKLTTPTYGDLNHLVSVTMSGVTTCLRFPGQLNADLRKLAVNMVPFPRLHFFMPGFAPLTSRGSQQYRALTVPELTQQMFDAKNMMAACDPRHGRYLTVATIFRGRMSMKEVDEQMLNVQNKNSSYFVEWIPNNVKTAVCDIPPRGLKMSATFIGNSTAIQELFKRISEQFTAMFRRKAFLHWYTGEGMDEMEFTEAESNMNDLVSEYQQYQEATADDEGEFDDEDALADTA, encoded by the exons ATGCGAGAAATCGTGCACATCCAGGCCGGCCAGTGCGGAAACCAGATCGGCGCCAAG TTCTGGGAGGTGATCTCGGACGAGCACGGCATCGACCCCACGGGGAGCTACCATGGAGACTCGGACctgcagctggagaggatcaatGTCTACTACAACGAGGCCTCGG gCGGCAAGTATGTGCCCCGTGCCATCCTACTGGACTTGGAGCCAGGAACAATGGACTCCGTCAGATCAGGACCCTTCGGACAGCTGTTCAGGCCCGATAACTTTATATTTG GTCAGAGCGGTGCGGGCAACAATTGGGCCAAGGGCCACTACACGGAGGGTGCCGAGCTTGTGGACTCCGTCCTGGACGTGGTACGCAAAGAGGCCGAAAGCTGCGACTGCCTGCAGGGATTCCAGCTGGCACACTCGCTGGGCGGTGGCACGGGTTCCGGCATGGGCACACTGCTCATCTCCAAGATCCGGGAGGAATACCCGGACCGCATCATGAACACATTCAGCGTCATGCCTTCCCCAAAG GTATCCGACACCGTCGTCGAGCCGTACAATGCCACCCTGTCTGTGCACCAGCTGGTGGAGAACACCGACGAGACCTATTGCATCGACAACGAGGCCCTGTATGACATCTGCTTCCGAACACTCAAACTCACCACTCCCACCTACGGAGATCTCAACCATCTGGTTTCTGTCACAATGTCCGGAGTCACCACGTGTCTTAG GTTTCCCGGCCAGCTGAACGCTGATCTGCGCAAACTGGCTGTCAACATGGTGCCTTTCCCACGTCTCCACTTCTTCATGCCTGGCTTCGCTCCACTGACGTCGCGAGGCAGCCAGCAGTACAGAGCGTTGACTGTGCCGGAGCTCACTCAGCAGATGTTTGACGCAAAGAACATGATGGCTGCGTGCGATCCGCGCCACGGCCGCTACCTCACAGTCGCCACCATTTTCCGTGGTCGCATGAGCATGAAGGAGGTCGACGAGCAGATGCTGAACGTGCAGAACAAGAACTCGAGCTACTTCGTCGAGTGGATCCCCAACAACGTCAAGACTGCCGTCTGTGACATTCCGCCCCGCGGTCTCAAGATGTCAGCAACGTTCATCGGGAACAGCACCGCCATCCAGGAGCTCTTCAAGCGGATCTCTGAACAATTCACTG CCATGTTCCGTCGCAAGGCCTTCCTTCACTGGTACACCGGAGAAGGCATGGACGAGATGGAGTTCACTGAGGCCGAATCGAACATGAACGATCTCGTGTCCGAGTACCAGCAGTACCAGGAGGCCACGGCCGACGACGAGGGCGAGTTCGACGACGAAGACGCCCTTGCTGACACTGCTTAA